The following coding sequences are from one Arachis hypogaea cultivar Tifrunner chromosome 7, arahy.Tifrunner.gnm2.J5K5, whole genome shotgun sequence window:
- the LOC140174363 gene encoding protein FAR1-RELATED SEQUENCE 6-like — protein MKDINPNFFYAVNLDDEYKFQSAVWVDARCRASYEYYGDVVSLDSTYNTNKHGLSFASFVGVNYHGKSTVLGCALLGNEEIPSYEWVFRQWVKCMGAAPQRIITDQCKSIFRAIKNVLLDTRHRWCIDTLRRSYCTSLEEQRELEDDAADSRRVIPCATTSPMERQFQQEYTACMFRDVQIEFVKKANCSVSVVAEEGPVVCMKVEEEKLVNDNILCVPYDVHFDRSTQEVRCECNLFESSGVLCCHCLEVFHSYKVYKAPNRYVLLRWSKNIKRKHTYVKSSHDVHRSDESHVAFRRLCAHFYNIAQDFVNEDEETALFHAVLEETRAKLTAHRAKKRSESVADSHNNISSTSSTVAAVMDIQAPSKVNTKGRPKSKRLSVALDKSFKKSARRKNKHDPPVVCPESTQDVKFGGVVGRADPEQISGRGWFHGINI, from the exons ATGAAGGACATCAATCCAAACTTCTTCTATGCAGTGAATTTGGACGATGAGTATAAATTTCAGAGTGCAGTATGGGTGGATGCAAGGTGTAGGGCGTCGTACGAATATTATGGAGATGTTGTGTCACTTGATAGCACATACAACACAAACAA GCATGGATTATCGTTTGCGTCGTTCGTCGGTGTCAACTACCATGGTAAGTCGACTGTCCTTGGTTGTGCTCTTCTTGGAAATGAGGAAATTCCAAGTTATGAGTGGGTTTTCCGCCAATGGGTCAAGTGCATGGGAGCTGCTCCACAGCGAATCATTACTGATCAATGCAAATCCATTTTTCGTGCAATAAAAAATGTGTTACTCGATACACGCCACCGGTGGTGCATCGACACATTACGAAGAAGTTACTGCACAAGCTTGGAG GAGCAAAGGGAACTGGAGGATGATGCAGCAGACTCGAGGAGGGTTATCCCTTGTGCAACAACCTCACCGATGGAGAGACAATTTCAGCAGGAGTACACTGCCTGCATGTTTAGGGATGTTCAAATTGAGTTTGTCAAGAAGGCTAATTGTAGTGTCTCTGTTGTTGCTGAAGAGGGGCCAGTGGTATGCATGAAGGTTGAAGAGGAAAAACTAGTGAATGATAATATTCTTTGTGTTCCGTACGATGTCCACTTCGATCGATCCACACAGGAGGTTCGTTGTGAGTGCAATCTATTTGAGAGTTCAGGAGTGTTATGCTGTCATTGTCTTGAAGTCTTCCATTCTTACAAGGTGTATAAAGCACCTAATCGATATGTTCTCCTTCGTTGGAGCAAGAACATAAAGCGCAAGCATACTTATGTCAAGAGTAGTCACGATGTCCATCGGTCGGATGAAAGTCATGTTGCATTCAGGAGACTATGTGCACACTTCTACAACATTGCTCAGGATTTTGTAAACGAGGATGAAGAAACAGCCTTGTTTCATGCTGTTTTGGAAGAAACAAGAGCTAAGCTGACTGCTCACCGTGCCAAGAAGAGGTCCGAGAGTGTGGCGGACTCCCACAACAATATTAGCTCAACAAGTTCGACTGTTGCCGCTGTGATGGACATCCAAGCCCCATCGAAGGTCAACACAAAGGGCCGGCCAAAGAGTAAGAGGCTCAGCGTTGCCCTGGATAAGTCATTTAAAAAATCTGCTCGGAGGAAAAACAAGCATGACCCCCCG GTGGTTTGTCCGGAGTCAACTCAAGATGTAAAATTCGGTGGTGTTGTAGGCCGGGCTGATCCCGAACAA attaGTGGAAGAGGCTGGTTTCATGGGATAAACATATAG
- the LOC112703083 gene encoding GDSL esterase/lipase APG, which produces MVIEKKMKMNRKEVEVVFVIFAFVLLVGWGNAQDTLVPAMITFGDSAVDVGNNDYLPTIFKANYPPYGRDFLNHQPTGRFCNGKLATDITADTLGFKSYAPAYLSPQASGKNLLIGANFASAASGYDEKAAILNHAIPLSVQLNYFKEYQGKLAKVAGSKKAASIIKDALYLLSAGSSDFVQNYYTNPLINKLVTPDQYSSYLVRSFSSFVKDLHKLGARKIGVTSLPPLGCLPAARTLFGFHENGCVSRINNDAQGFNKKINSAAKTLQKQLPGLKIVVFDIYKPLYDLVQSPSKFGFAEARKGCCGTGIVETTSLLCNPKSLGTCSNATQYVFWDSVHPSQAANQVLADALIVQGIALIS; this is translated from the exons ATGGTTATtgaaaagaagatgaagatgaatagaaaagaagtagaagtagtATTTGTGATATTTGCATTTGTCTTACTTGTAGGATGGGGGAATGCACAAGACACACTTGTGCCTGCAATGATAACATTTGGTGACTCTGCTGTGGATGTTGGCAACAATGACTACCTGCCTACAATTTTCAAGGCTAACTACCCTCCTTATGGAAGGGACTTTCTCAACCATCAACCCACTGGCAGGTTTTGCAATGGCAAATTAGCTACTGATATTACTG CTGACACACTGGGTTTTAAGAGCTATGCACCTGCATATCTTAGCCCACAAGCATCAGGGAAGAACCTTCTTATTGGAGCGAATTTCGCTTCAGCTGCCTCTGGTTATGATGAAAAGGCTGCCATCTTGAAT CATGCAATTCCATTGTCCGTACAGTTGAATTATTTCAAGGAATACCAAGGAAAGCTGGCCAAGGTAGCTGGTAGCAAGAAAGCAGCATCAATCATAAAGGATGCATTGTACTTATTGAGTGCTGGAAGCAGTGACTTTGTCCAAAATTATTATACCAATCCTCTCATCAACAAACTTGTCACTCCTGACCAGTATTCTTCATACCTAGTTAGATCATTCTCAAGTTTTGTTAAG GATTTGCATAAATTGGGAGCTAGGAAAATTGGAGTGACTTCCCTTCCACCATTGGGTTGCCTACCTGCTGCAAGAACCTTGTTCGGATTCCATGAGAATGGTTGCGTCTCAAGAATCAACAATGATGCCCAAGGATTTAACAAGAAAATCAACTCAGCTGCAAAAACTCTCCAAAAGCAACTTCCTGGTCTTAAGATTGTTGTGTTTGATATTTACAAGCCTCTCTATGACCTTGTTCAATCCCCTTCAAAATTTG GTTTCGCCGAGGCAAGGAAAGGCTGCTGTGGAACTGGGATAGTTGAGACAACATCCTTATTGTGCAATCCAAAATCACTAGGAACTTGCTCCAATGCAACTCAGTATGTGTTTTGGGATAGTGTCCATCCTTCTCAAGCTGCAAACCAAGTTCTAGCTGATGCATTGATTGTTCAAGGCATAGCCCTTATCTCATAA